AGAGGGGAGATAAAGATTAAAAAAGATACGATTCTGATAAAGCACCGGGAGCCCTTGATTTTGGAGACAAAAACCGCTGCCGGTACCGGAGCGATTATCTCACTCCCGGGGAAAAAGGAATTCTACAACAATGACTCCACCGAAGTGTTAAATCTTTTTTCAGCCATCGCCATTAATCAATCCAGATTTGATGCCGCAGATTTTCTTACAACAGGATTGAAGTTATGGAGTGAGCCGGTTTCTTCAAAATATTTTTCTCTCGAAGCGAATACAGATATTATTGTAAAAACTGGTGACAAACCGGCAGTCAGAAGTGCGGCACGGGCAGTAGTAAAACAAAATCAGGACTCTCCCGTACCAAAAGGAAAGAAAACCCCCAGAAAAAAGGAGACTCAGAAGCCAAAACCTGTGGTTACCGATGATCAGTCTGAAACATCCAACAGCGAAGAATTATCGATAACCGATTATATAAAACCTGTCGAGGGTGAGTTTTTTGATCTCCCTTCGGACAACAGGAACAGATTCTATCTTGCAAAACCGGATGGTAAGGAACTCAATTCCTACTTTCTGAATGATGTTACATCCGATTTTTCGTTAAAACTGGTACCGTTTATTCTAAATGCCTTCAACAATGACGAGAAGAAGGATACCATCCTGAATCAGTCACTGAAGGTGCTTTCGAGATGGAGTGGTGAGTATCAATCTTCGCTGCAGGCTCCTTTGATCATCGCAACATTTATGAAGTTTTTCACTGTTAATACATTTGGTGATGATCTCGACAAGGCTGATTTTGAATTTCTTTTTGGTTGGGGCGGTCTTCCCTTTGCCAGGTTAAACAAACTTTTGGAGGAAAATTATTCTCCGGTTTTCGATAACATAAACAGCCGTGAACTTGAGTCAAGGGATGAAATTATAAGACGAAGTTTTAGAAGTGCCCTGGAAGAAATACGCAGGAAGTATGATGAAAACCTGGTTATGTGGTTATGGGGAAGGTACAATACAATCCGGCCTTCACACATAGTGACAAACTTTCTGGGAGGGATAAACAATGCGATCGCGATAGAACCGGCAGGAATCAGCGGTTATACAGATACGAGATTCCGGGTGAATTATAATCCCTTTACGGAGTTGAAATCAGGTCGTAATGTCAGGGAGTCGGGGACTCTCTACAGATTTTTTGCGAAGCCCTCAGAAGGCAGATTGATTTTCGTGCCCTATCTTGGTAATTCAGGTAATTTTGCCGACAAGATGAGTGTGGTTACATATTTAAATTTTTTAGAGGGGAAGTTTATCGACGGAGCCACGATGTATGGCAAGAATGATAAAGTTCTAAGATTAATCAAAAAATTGTGATATTGGTTACCAAAGATTTATAAATTCGTTGTAAATTAGTAATTAAGAAGTGTTTAATTAATAATTCCATCTGTTGCCATGAAAAAGTCAGTTCTATTCCTTTTTGTGATCACTTTATTGATATATAACGGTTGTAAAAAGACCGATACCGCCTCCAATCCCGTGACAGGTGATGAATCAGGTACGGTTATTATAAACGGAGAAGTGATAGATTTTTCCACAGGAGCAGCCATCACAAATGCAGCGATAAAACTTTACGGAAAAATCTCCGACTCTACCATATTGAAGAGTGCAGTAACAGATGATAATGGAAAGTACACTTTTGAATTTACAGTGAAGGGGGGCATCGATCTTAAGGTCATCGCCCAAAAAGAGGGTTATACACCCGACACAACCAATGTGTATGCAGTTGCCGGAAGAACCCTGACGGCGAGTAAACTGCTTCTTAAATCGACTGCAACCGGCGGGGGAACGGGTGTCAGAAAACCCGCTTCCATCTATCTTCTTGGTACTTCAGTGCCCAGCATTGGTATTAAGGGTGCCGGAGGAGTTGAGTCGGTGCAACTGGTATTTCAGGTCGTTGATTCGCTTGGTATTCCACTTGATCTCGATAATGCGGTGAATGTCGGATTTGTTCTTGCTGCATCACCCGGGTCGGGCGCGGTTCTGAATCCTCCAACAGCACGGACAGATGCCGGTGGAAGTGTAAAGGTTGTATTGACCTCCGGAACAAAAGCCGGTGTGGTTCAGATTTCTGCAACCATCAATTCAGACGGAAAGGTTATTACATCAAATCCGGTCGCTGTTTCCATCCATGGAGGCTTGCCTGACCTGAATCATTTCAGTTGTGTACCCGCAAAGTTAAATATCCCCGGATTTAATATCTATGGAGTCGAGGATGTAATAACTGCATATGTGGGTGACAAATACTCGAATCCTGTAAGACCCGGAACATCCGTTTATTTTAAGACCGATGGCGGTATAGTCGAAGGTTCAGCCCTGACAAATGCTCTGGGGGTTGCCTCAGTCCGGCTCTATTCAGCCAATCCGCTTCCTAATCATCCCACACTCGGACCCGGTTTCGCTCAAATCACCGCATCCACGACAGACGAAACATTTTCTGTAATAAACAGATCCACGATAGTTTTACTCTCAGGAATTGCATTCATTTCATGTTCTCCAACCAGTTTTGACATACCCAACAGAGGTTCTCAACAGTTTATTTATTCCGTTATGGATCAAAACAGTAATCCGCTTGTGGAGGGGACAGCGATCTCGGTTACAGTAGAGGGGAAAGACTATGAGCTCTCAGGAGATAAAGATATCACTCTACCTGATACGCAAAGCAGATCATGGACTTCATTCTCATTCACAATTCGTGATCTTGTCGATACTGCCGCGGTTAATCCATTGACTGTTACAATAAAATCGAACGGATTGAACGGGAAATCGCAACTCATTTTTTCGGGCGTGGTGCGATAGAAGTTATAAAAACGGTATAAAAAATCCGGTCTTTTTCCGATATGTTACAAACTGATCCTTGAAATGGGACAGTAACATTTCATCTTCTTTCTTTGCTCTTATTATCAGCATGGGTATTGACAGCAGCAGTGTGACAAGTACTACCGGCATCGACAACAGAGCCACTCCAACAGAAAGATCAGCAAGCAACTGACTTAGATATTGAGGATGCCTTACTATTCCGTAAAGTCCGGTTGTCACTAGTTTG
The nucleotide sequence above comes from Ignavibacteria bacterium. Encoded proteins:
- a CDS encoding penicillin acylase family protein, whose product is VGMVRGKIDFAKAAAVFGSDTDSLSKESWSKDEEEFLKREIDIRELTGLRSENSLTVSEIQGYDGVFATLNGRFTFPGKYYQVFYESEGISGSGVTIPGVPVLFLGMKKNEFWVLNSVSKYNPVKNLIYLDDKGGIYIENKRRGEIKIKKDTILIKHREPLILETKTAAGTGAIISLPGKKEFYNNDSTEVLNLFSAIAINQSRFDAADFLTTGLKLWSEPVSSKYFSLEANTDIIVKTGDKPAVRSAARAVVKQNQDSPVPKGKKTPRKKETQKPKPVVTDDQSETSNSEELSITDYIKPVEGEFFDLPSDNRNRFYLAKPDGKELNSYFLNDVTSDFSLKLVPFILNAFNNDEKKDTILNQSLKVLSRWSGEYQSSLQAPLIIATFMKFFTVNTFGDDLDKADFEFLFGWGGLPFARLNKLLEENYSPVFDNINSRELESRDEIIRRSFRSALEEIRRKYDENLVMWLWGRYNTIRPSHIVTNFLGGINNAIAIEPAGISGYTDTRFRVNYNPFTELKSGRNVRESGTLYRFFAKPSEGRLIFVPYLGNSGNFADKMSVVTYLNFLEGKFIDGATMYGKNDKVLRLIKKL
- a CDS encoding carboxypeptidase regulatory-like domain-containing protein, translated to MKKSVLFLFVITLLIYNGCKKTDTASNPVTGDESGTVIINGEVIDFSTGAAITNAAIKLYGKISDSTILKSAVTDDNGKYTFEFTVKGGIDLKVIAQKEGYTPDTTNVYAVAGRTLTASKLLLKSTATGGGTGVRKPASIYLLGTSVPSIGIKGAGGVESVQLVFQVVDSLGIPLDLDNAVNVGFVLAASPGSGAVLNPPTARTDAGGSVKVVLTSGTKAGVVQISATINSDGKVITSNPVAVSIHGGLPDLNHFSCVPAKLNIPGFNIYGVEDVITAYVGDKYSNPVRPGTSVYFKTDGGIVEGSALTNALGVASVRLYSANPLPNHPTLGPGFAQITASTTDETFSVINRSTIVLLSGIAFISCSPTSFDIPNRGSQQFIYSVMDQNSNPLVEGTAISVTVEGKDYELSGDKDITLPDTQSRSWTSFSFTIRDLVDTAAVNPLTVTIKSNGLNGKSQLIFSGVVR